A genomic stretch from Candidatus Rokuibacteriota bacterium includes:
- a CDS encoding mandelate racemase/muconate lactonizing enzyme family protein encodes MKITRVRPHLLAVPLPRPVKTAVHHIRAVDTVLVELETDAGAVGSGYCFAFGPHRARALHALVEDLLPLYEGQDPRAARALFEAAWRSINFLGHAGVAVMALAALDTACWDLAAQAAGQPLFRFLGGARDRIPAYVSSGLWLDYSVDELVAEARRFLAQGHRAMKMRLGRAPKEDLERVRVLREAIGDEVKLLADVNQGWDEATAVRVGRELEPFGLYWLEEPLPYEDLEGCARVAAALTTPIATGETDYGSLGMKRHLEVRAADILMPDLQRMGGITGFLKAATLCEAFHVPVSSHLFMEASSHLIAVAPNGLILEHMQWWQELFAEPLPVVDGQVLLPDRPGIGLGLNRKAVERFSV; translated from the coding sequence ATGAAGATCACCCGCGTCCGTCCACACCTTCTCGCCGTGCCGCTCCCGCGCCCGGTGAAGACCGCGGTCCACCACATCCGCGCCGTGGACACGGTCCTCGTCGAGCTGGAGACCGACGCGGGCGCGGTCGGGAGCGGCTACTGCTTCGCCTTCGGCCCCCACCGGGCGCGGGCGCTCCACGCGCTGGTCGAGGACCTGCTCCCGCTCTACGAAGGGCAGGACCCCCGCGCGGCGCGGGCGCTCTTCGAGGCTGCCTGGCGCTCGATCAACTTCCTGGGCCACGCGGGCGTGGCCGTGATGGCGCTGGCGGCGCTCGACACCGCGTGCTGGGACCTGGCCGCTCAGGCCGCCGGCCAGCCGTTGTTCAGATTTCTCGGCGGAGCCCGCGACAGGATTCCGGCTTATGTCTCCTCGGGCCTCTGGCTCGATTATTCCGTCGACGAGCTGGTGGCTGAGGCCCGCCGCTTTCTGGCTCAGGGCCACCGGGCGATGAAGATGCGTCTGGGGAGGGCCCCGAAGGAAGATCTGGAGCGTGTCCGCGTCCTGCGCGAGGCGATCGGCGACGAGGTGAAGCTCCTGGCGGATGTCAACCAGGGATGGGACGAGGCGACCGCCGTCCGCGTCGGGCGCGAGCTCGAGCCCTTCGGCCTCTACTGGCTCGAGGAGCCGCTCCCGTACGAGGACCTCGAGGGCTGCGCGCGGGTTGCCGCCGCGCTGACGACCCCGATCGCCACCGGTGAGACCGACTACGGAAGCCTCGGGATGAAGCGCCACCTGGAGGTGAGGGCCGCGGACATCCTGATGCCCGACCTGCAGCGAATGGGAGGGATCACCGGCTTCCTCAAGGCAGCGACGCTCTGCGAGGCCTTCCACGTCCCGGTCTCCTCGCACCTCTTCATGGAGGCCTCGAGCCACCTGATCGCGGTCGCGCCCAACGGCCTGATCCTGGAGCACATGCAGTGGTGGCAGGAGCTGTTCGCCGAGCCGCTTCCGGTCGTGGACGGCCAGGTCCTCCTTCCCGACAGGCCCGGGATCGGGCTCGGCCTGAACCGGAAGGCGGTCGAGCGCTTCAGCGTGTAG
- a CDS encoding tetratricopeptide repeat protein: MESHRIERKLTAILSADVKGYSRLMGEDEVATVRTLTAYREAMATLIGQHRGRVVDSPGDNLLAEFTSVVDAVECAAEIQKELSGRNAELPASRQMEFRIGINLGDVIVDGERIYGDGVNIAARVQGLAEGGGICVSGTVYDHIENKLALGYDPLGEHTVKNIAKPVRMYRVRLGPGAAATIAGARPAERGAPVGARRWRRAALMAVVGVVLLAGAGVAAWKLFSRPTSRPALELPDRPSIAVLPFTNMSEDPKQEYFSDGISEDIITGLSKLSGVFVIARNSAFTYKGKAVKVGEVGRELGVRFVLEGSVRKAGNQVRVTAQLVDAATGRHLWAERYDRDLRDIFALQDEITQKIVSALEVRLSESERARLARKYTANLEAYDHFLQGVEYWYRTTPAANAEARTMFEKAIALDPKFAAAYATLGFTYWQTWALQWSQDPGTLERAFELAQKAIAMDDSLPKAHRILGHVYLWKKDHEQAIAEAAKAIALDPNGAEGHADLGEFLTWAGRPKDAIELIQKAIRLNPRASFHAFYMLGHAYRLAGRFQEAVAAHRRALAENPDFVPSHAELAVLYAELGRRDEARAALAEAGKRSPQASLESLRRSLPYKNPADLDRYLEGLRKAGLE, translated from the coding sequence GTGGAATCACACCGGATCGAACGCAAGCTGACCGCGATCCTCAGCGCCGACGTCAAGGGCTACAGCCGGCTGATGGGCGAGGACGAGGTGGCGACCGTCCGTACGCTGACCGCGTACCGTGAAGCGATGGCCACCCTCATCGGCCAGCACCGGGGGCGCGTGGTGGATTCACCGGGGGACAACCTCCTGGCCGAGTTCACCAGCGTCGTGGATGCGGTGGAGTGCGCGGCGGAGATCCAGAAGGAATTGAGCGGCCGGAACGCCGAGCTCCCGGCCTCTCGCCAGATGGAGTTTCGCATCGGCATCAACCTCGGGGATGTGATCGTCGACGGCGAGCGCATCTACGGTGACGGTGTCAACATCGCGGCCCGCGTCCAGGGCCTCGCCGAGGGAGGCGGCATCTGTGTCTCGGGCACCGTCTACGACCACATCGAGAACAAGCTGGCGCTGGGATACGACCCGCTCGGCGAGCACACGGTCAAGAACATCGCCAAGCCGGTTCGCATGTATCGGGTTCGGCTCGGGCCGGGCGCTGCGGCGACGATCGCCGGCGCGAGACCGGCTGAGCGCGGAGCACCGGTCGGAGCGCGCCGCTGGCGCCGGGCCGCGCTGATGGCCGTGGTCGGGGTCGTGCTCCTCGCCGGCGCAGGCGTGGCAGCCTGGAAGCTCTTCTCGCGTCCGACCTCCCGACCGGCGCTCGAGCTGCCGGACAGACCCTCCATCGCGGTGCTCCCCTTTACCAACATGAGCGAGGACCCGAAGCAGGAGTACTTCAGCGACGGCATCAGCGAGGACATCATCACCGGCCTCTCGAAACTCTCAGGCGTGTTCGTCATCGCGCGCAACTCGGCGTTCACGTACAAGGGCAAGGCGGTGAAGGTGGGCGAGGTGGGTCGGGAGCTGGGCGTGCGGTTCGTGCTGGAAGGGAGCGTGCGGAAGGCGGGCAACCAGGTCCGGGTCACCGCCCAGCTCGTGGATGCCGCGACCGGGCGGCACCTCTGGGCGGAGCGCTACGACCGGGACCTCCGGGATATCTTCGCGCTGCAGGACGAGATCACTCAGAAGATCGTGTCCGCCTTGGAAGTGCGGCTGAGCGAGAGCGAGCGCGCGCGCCTCGCACGGAAGTACACGGCGAACCTGGAAGCCTACGACCACTTCTTGCAAGGGGTGGAGTACTGGTACCGCACGACCCCCGCGGCCAATGCGGAGGCCCGGACGATGTTCGAGAAAGCCATCGCGCTCGATCCCAAATTCGCCGCGGCCTACGCGACGCTGGGGTTCACCTACTGGCAGACCTGGGCGCTCCAGTGGAGCCAGGATCCGGGGACGCTCGAGCGCGCGTTCGAGCTGGCGCAGAAGGCAATCGCCATGGACGACTCCCTCCCGAAGGCCCACCGGATCCTGGGCCACGTCTACCTGTGGAAGAAAGACCACGAGCAGGCCATCGCCGAGGCCGCGAAGGCCATCGCCCTGGATCCCAACGGCGCCGAAGGGCACGCGGACCTGGGCGAGTTCCTCACGTGGGCCGGAAGGCCGAAGGACGCCATCGAGCTGATCCAGAAAGCGATCCGGCTCAACCCCCGCGCCTCGTTCCACGCCTTCTACATGCTGGGCCATGCCTACCGGCTGGCCGGACGGTTTCAGGAGGCCGTCGCCGCCCACAGGAGGGCCCTCGCCGAGAACCCCGATTTCGTTCCCTCGCACGCGGAGCTGGCGGTCCTGTATGCGGAGTTGGGGCGGAGGGATGAGGCCCGCGCGGCACTGGCGGAGGCCGGGAAGCGGAGTCCCCAGGCCTCGCTGGAGAGCCTGAGGCGGAGCCTTCCCTACAAGAATCCGGCGGACCTGGACCGCTACCTCGAGGGCCTGCGCAAGGCGGGGCTCGAATGA
- a CDS encoding aldehyde ferredoxin oxidoreductase family protein codes for MASGVTAKLLHVDLITRTTRVEELPEVVVRKHLGGGALAAYLLLRELPPGVDPLGPDNILVFTTSVINGLSLSGTNRYTAAAKSPLTGGYGESEAGGWWGPELRAAGYDALLIRGQADSPVYLWIKDDQVEFRDARAYWGKLSGEVQDGLEQELRDKRIRVLQTGIAGERGVRFAAIVNQLKHFHGRGGLGAVMGAKRLKAIAVRGSKPPAATDKEGAKRGLVWFREHYDRAKDRFHQLGSSSAVMALEASGILPTRNFRDGSFEHARAISGQTMRDTILVNRGTCYACAVACKREVEVKDLGVTPKYGGPEYETLAASGSLCGVSDLNALALVNQLYAQYVLDSISTGAVIAFAMECYEHGLITKEMTGGIELVWGNADAVVQIVHLIGRREGIGRLLGEGVRRAAAQLGRGAERFALHVKGQELPMHDPRGKKGLSLAYALSPTGADHMEAPHDPLYAGFHPQGHPFGVLGLIEPLDPLTLDGKKVRAFFETQKVWSFYNTVGMCDFVGTPLNTLELEPLVGYVNSVTGWNMSLYEAMKVGERNNTLARLFNCREGFTPEDDVLPQRMHEGIGNGPLKGQRIDPGEFLAARRTYYQMAGWDPETGRPTVAKLAELGADEALVSETVRA; via the coding sequence ATGGCATCGGGCGTGACCGCGAAGCTCCTGCACGTCGATCTCATCACCCGGACGACCCGCGTCGAAGAGCTGCCGGAGGTCGTGGTCCGCAAGCACCTCGGCGGCGGGGCTCTCGCTGCCTACCTGCTCCTCAGGGAGCTGCCGCCCGGGGTGGACCCGCTGGGTCCCGACAACATCCTGGTGTTCACCACCAGCGTGATCAACGGCCTCTCGCTCTCGGGGACCAACCGCTACACCGCCGCGGCCAAATCGCCCCTCACCGGGGGGTACGGCGAGTCGGAAGCGGGCGGCTGGTGGGGGCCCGAGCTGCGCGCGGCGGGCTACGACGCGCTCCTCATCCGCGGGCAGGCCGACTCCCCCGTGTACCTGTGGATCAAGGACGACCAGGTCGAGTTCAGGGACGCGCGCGCCTACTGGGGGAAGCTCTCGGGCGAGGTGCAGGACGGGCTGGAGCAGGAGCTGCGCGACAAGCGCATCCGCGTGCTGCAGACCGGCATCGCGGGCGAACGCGGCGTCCGCTTCGCCGCCATCGTGAACCAGCTCAAGCATTTCCACGGGCGCGGGGGGCTCGGGGCCGTCATGGGGGCCAAGCGCCTCAAGGCCATAGCGGTCCGCGGGAGCAAGCCCCCCGCCGCGACGGACAAGGAGGGCGCCAAGCGCGGCCTCGTCTGGTTCCGGGAGCACTACGACCGGGCCAAGGACCGCTTTCACCAGCTTGGCTCGTCCAGCGCCGTCATGGCGCTGGAGGCTTCCGGCATCCTGCCGACCCGCAACTTCCGCGACGGCTCCTTCGAACACGCCCGCGCGATCAGCGGCCAGACGATGCGCGACACCATCTTGGTGAACCGTGGCACCTGCTACGCCTGCGCCGTGGCCTGCAAGCGCGAGGTCGAGGTCAAGGACCTCGGCGTGACGCCGAAGTACGGCGGGCCCGAGTACGAGACGCTCGCGGCGTCCGGCTCGCTCTGCGGCGTGAGCGACCTCAACGCCCTCGCCCTCGTGAACCAGCTCTACGCCCAGTACGTGCTCGACTCGATCTCCACCGGCGCCGTCATCGCCTTCGCCATGGAGTGCTACGAGCACGGGCTCATTACAAAGGAAATGACCGGCGGGATCGAGCTGGTCTGGGGCAACGCCGACGCGGTCGTGCAGATCGTGCACCTGATTGGCAGGCGCGAGGGCATCGGCCGGCTCCTCGGGGAGGGCGTTCGACGGGCCGCCGCGCAGCTCGGGAGGGGCGCCGAGCGCTTCGCGCTCCACGTCAAGGGCCAGGAGCTCCCCATGCACGACCCGCGCGGCAAGAAGGGGCTCTCCCTCGCCTACGCCCTCTCGCCAACGGGGGCCGATCACATGGAGGCCCCTCACGACCCCCTGTACGCCGGGTTTCATCCCCAGGGCCACCCCTTCGGCGTGCTCGGCCTCATCGAGCCTCTCGACCCGCTCACGCTCGATGGCAAGAAGGTGCGCGCCTTCTTTGAGACCCAGAAGGTGTGGAGCTTCTACAACACGGTCGGCATGTGCGACTTCGTCGGGACGCCCCTCAACACGCTGGAGCTGGAGCCCCTCGTCGGCTACGTCAACTCCGTCACGGGCTGGAACATGAGCCTCTACGAGGCCATGAAGGTGGGCGAGCGGAACAACACCCTGGCGCGGCTATTCAACTGCCGGGAGGGGTTCACGCCCGAGGACGACGTGCTCCCCCAGCGGATGCACGAGGGAATCGGCAACGGGCCTCTCAAGGGCCAGCGGATCGATCCGGGCGAGTTCCTCGCGGCGCGACGGACCTACTACCAGATGGCCGGCTGGGACCCGGAGACGGGCCGACCCACCGTCGCCAAGCTGGCCGAGCTCGGCGCCGATGAGGCGCTCGTCAGCGAGACGGTGCGCGCCTAG
- a CDS encoding peroxiredoxin family protein: MPAFEARLKDFEAANAQVMGISTDSIFSHDAWAKQACGGISYPLLADIHRETAKKYGIWWPDLNANYRATYVVDKQGRVRFVERYAKGVLPEPDKILAEVKTLA; the protein is encoded by the coding sequence ATGCCCGCCTTCGAAGCCCGGCTGAAGGACTTCGAGGCGGCCAATGCCCAGGTCATGGGTATCAGCACCGACAGCATCTTCTCCCACGATGCGTGGGCCAAGCAGGCGTGCGGCGGGATCAGCTATCCGCTGCTCGCCGACATCCACCGGGAGACCGCCAAGAAGTACGGGATCTGGTGGCCCGACCTGAATGCCAACTACCGGGCCACCTACGTCGTAGACAAGCAGGGGAGAGTCCGGTTCGTGGAGCGTTACGCCAAGGGCGTGCTCCCCGAGCCGGACAAGATCCTGGCCGAGGTCAAGACGCTCGCCTAG
- a CDS encoding redoxin domain-containing protein produces the protein MTTETEIKAGDEAPDFKLQGIGGKEYTLSEFRGKKSVVLLFYVLDWTPG, from the coding sequence ATGACCACAGAGACCGAAATCAAGGCCGGTGATGAGGCCCCGGACTTCAAGCTCCAGGGGATCGGGGGCAAGGAGTACACGCTGAGCGAGTTCAGGGGCAAGAAGAGCGTTGTGCTGCTCTTCTACGTCCTCGACTGGACCCCAGGCTGA
- a CDS encoding SDR family oxidoreductase translates to MKLNGKVAVVTGAGSGIGQATALLFAAEGARVACVDINEATAKRSVEQIEKAGGQGVAVSADVSTAAGNQAMVERALAQWGRLDILYANAGVPQSPIPVEELDEALFDRIMAVNVKGVFLGVKHAVPVMKRQGSGVILITASTAAIRPRQGIQAYGASKGAVIALTKALALELARHRIRVVAIAPVATDTPMLPAFMGKAAVDDKGREAMVRTIPLGRLNTPEDIARAALFLASDDAAMVTGTCVEVDGGRCL, encoded by the coding sequence ATGAAGCTGAATGGGAAAGTTGCCGTCGTAACGGGAGCGGGATCGGGGATCGGGCAGGCCACCGCGCTGCTCTTCGCCGCGGAGGGGGCGCGCGTGGCGTGCGTGGACATCAACGAGGCGACGGCCAAGCGCAGCGTGGAGCAGATCGAGAAGGCCGGCGGGCAGGGTGTGGCCGTGAGCGCCGACGTCTCGACGGCCGCGGGGAACCAGGCGATGGTAGAGCGCGCGCTCGCCCAGTGGGGCCGCCTGGACATCCTCTACGCCAACGCCGGCGTCCCGCAGTCGCCGATTCCGGTGGAGGAGCTGGACGAGGCCCTCTTCGACCGGATCATGGCCGTGAACGTCAAGGGGGTGTTCCTCGGGGTCAAGCACGCGGTGCCGGTCATGAAGCGCCAGGGGAGTGGCGTCATTCTGATTACTGCGTCCACCGCCGCGATCAGGCCGCGCCAGGGGATCCAGGCCTATGGCGCCTCCAAGGGCGCCGTGATCGCGCTGACCAAGGCCCTCGCGCTCGAGCTGGCGCGCCACCGGATCCGCGTGGTCGCGATCGCGCCGGTGGCGACGGACACCCCTATGCTCCCCGCCTTCATGGGGAAGGCGGCCGTGGACGACAAGGGGCGCGAGGCGATGGTCAGGACGATCCCGCTCGGGCGGCTCAACACGCCCGAGGACATCGCGCGGGCTGCGCTCTTCCTGGCTTCTGACGATGCCGCGATGGTGACAGGCACGTGCGTGGAGGTTGACGGCGGCCGGTGCCTATGA
- a CDS encoding YbaK/EbsC family protein: MKAAARRVQEALAALGIDREVIELSVSARTSREAAAALGVNVAQIAKSLLFMADGSPVLVIASGANRVNELKLERLAGGAIRKADADTVKRVTGFSIGGVPPVGHAAPLATFIDRDLLQYEVIYPAAGLPECVFPISPAELLRATGGTVADLKVEPA; encoded by the coding sequence GTGAAGGCGGCGGCGAGGCGCGTCCAGGAGGCGCTGGCGGCGCTCGGGATCGATCGGGAGGTCATCGAGCTCTCCGTGAGCGCGAGGACCTCCCGAGAGGCTGCGGCGGCGCTCGGCGTGAACGTGGCGCAGATCGCCAAGTCGCTCCTCTTCATGGCCGACGGGAGCCCGGTCCTCGTCATCGCTTCGGGGGCGAACCGCGTCAACGAGCTGAAGCTCGAGCGGCTGGCCGGCGGGGCGATCCGGAAGGCTGACGCGGACACGGTCAAGCGCGTCACGGGCTTCAGCATCGGCGGGGTGCCGCCCGTCGGCCACGCCGCTCCGCTCGCCACCTTCATCGACCGGGACCTGCTCCAGTACGAGGTCATCTACCCCGCCGCGGGCCTTCCCGAGTGCGTCTTCCCGATCTCTCCCGCCGAGCTGCTCAGGGCGACGGGCGGGACTGTGGCCGACCTCAAGGTAGAGCCCGCATGA
- a CDS encoding LLM class F420-dependent oxidoreductase, which translates to MRLGLNLGYSGPTFSLNLPLVLEAERLGFHSVWTAEAYGSDAVTPVAWVAARTEMIRVGTAIMQMPARTPAMTAMTATTLDQLSGGRFLLGLGVSGPQVVEGWHGIAFGKPLVRTREYVAIVRAIWAREKPLEFRGEHYQIPYSGPGATGLGKPLRSILHGRPDIPIYLAAIGPKNVALAAEIADGWLPSYFAPERASVYREALEAGFARAGGRAPASFDIAPSVSVVVGNDATACRNQVKPRLALYIGGMGARGKNFYNDLARRYGYEAEAARIQDLYLAGRKEEAAAAVPDRLVDEVALCGPRERIRDRLAAWKAAGVTTLICRTDQIEAVRLMAELVL; encoded by the coding sequence ATGCGCCTTGGATTGAACCTCGGCTACTCGGGTCCGACGTTCTCCCTGAATCTCCCGCTGGTCCTCGAGGCCGAGCGCCTCGGCTTCCACTCCGTGTGGACCGCCGAGGCCTACGGCTCGGACGCTGTGACGCCCGTCGCCTGGGTCGCGGCCCGCACCGAGATGATCCGCGTCGGCACAGCGATCATGCAGATGCCCGCGCGCACCCCGGCCATGACGGCGATGACGGCGACGACGCTGGACCAGCTCTCGGGCGGCCGGTTCCTCCTGGGCCTGGGTGTCTCGGGACCTCAGGTCGTCGAGGGGTGGCACGGGATCGCGTTCGGCAAACCTCTCGTCAGAACGCGCGAGTACGTGGCGATCGTGAGGGCGATCTGGGCGAGGGAGAAGCCGCTCGAGTTCAGGGGCGAGCACTACCAGATCCCGTACTCGGGACCGGGCGCCACCGGCCTGGGCAAGCCGCTCCGGTCGATCCTCCACGGCCGGCCCGACATCCCGATCTATCTCGCGGCCATCGGGCCGAAGAACGTCGCCCTCGCCGCAGAGATCGCCGATGGCTGGCTGCCGAGCTACTTCGCGCCGGAGCGCGCGAGCGTCTACCGCGAGGCCCTGGAGGCCGGCTTCGCCCGCGCCGGGGGCCGGGCTCCGGCCTCCTTCGACATCGCGCCCAGCGTGTCCGTGGTCGTAGGGAACGACGCCACCGCCTGCCGGAACCAGGTCAAGCCCCGGCTCGCCCTCTATATCGGCGGCATGGGCGCCCGCGGGAAGAACTTCTACAACGACCTCGCGCGGCGTTACGGCTACGAGGCCGAGGCCGCGCGCATCCAGGACCTCTACCTGGCGGGACGAAAGGAGGAAGCGGCTGCGGCCGTGCCGGACCGGCTCGTGGACGAGGTAGCGCTCTGCGGTCCCAGGGAGCGGATCCGCGACCGGCTCGCGGCCTGGAAGGCGGCCGGGGTGACGACGCTGATCTGCCGGACCGACCAGATCGAGGCCGTCAGGCTGATGGCCGAGCTGGTGCTTTAG
- a CDS encoding MGMT family protein encodes MRDRRFDRAVYRLVSRIPPGRVATYGQIASLLGYPRAARAVGSALKRCPPDLPWQRVLNHRGGISLRANVSGMTTQRILLEREGVPLQRGRVDLARYCWAGPRRRPAVKLPALGKL; translated from the coding sequence GTGAGGGATCGGCGCTTTGATCGTGCGGTGTACCGCCTCGTCTCCCGGATCCCGCCGGGGCGCGTCGCCACCTACGGCCAGATCGCCTCGCTCCTGGGATACCCTCGGGCCGCGCGCGCTGTCGGGTCGGCGCTCAAGCGCTGCCCGCCCGACCTCCCCTGGCAGCGCGTCCTGAACCACCGGGGCGGGATCAGCCTGAGGGCCAACGTGAGCGGGATGACCACCCAGCGGATCCTGCTGGAGCGCGAGGGCGTTCCGCTCCAGCGCGGCCGGGTGGACCTCGCGCGGTACTGCTGGGCCGGGCCGCGCCGGCGCCCCGCGGTGAAGCTTCCCGCCCTTGGGAAACTCTAG
- a CDS encoding ABC transporter ATP-binding protein yields the protein MGAGNPFDDDIAGKAYDARLMARLWAVSRPHRGVVLLTALLFFPVAALELLQPYLLKLAIDHHILPGDWPGLTWVALAFLATLILLYALRAWQSYLTHLTGQRVIHDLRHALFVHLQRMDQAFLDRNPVGRLMTRVLNDVEAISEVFTAGLVSILGDVLTLAGVVVVMLGMNWKLALVTFSLVPVLFAIAAFFRARARTAYRLVRTRLARLNAFLQESLQGMAVTQLFTREIQERRAFEELNRDYRRAQFRSTIYDASLYAAVEAIGSAAVALLLWYGGGQIWAGVLTFGGLVAFIEYTNRFFLPIRDLGAKYAVMQSAMASSERVFGLLDLRPAIASPPAPREASPVRGAIELRQVWFAYAGEDWVLRDCSFGVAPGERVALVGATGEGKTTIARLLNRSYDVARGQVLVDGVDVREWELPTLRRAVGLIPQDVFLFTGTLEANLRLSSDGPVSRDALERAVAMANARRLVESLPDGYRQEIRERGANLSQGERQLLAIARALVYNPAVLVLDEATSSVDPESEALIQEAMARLLAGRTSLIIAHRLSTIRLADRILVLHNGRVREEGSHGELLRRGGLYARLYELQFVK from the coding sequence ATGGGCGCGGGGAACCCCTTCGACGACGACATCGCGGGCAAGGCCTATGACGCCCGGCTGATGGCCCGGCTGTGGGCGGTGAGCCGGCCTCACCGCGGCGTCGTCCTGCTGACCGCGCTCCTCTTCTTCCCCGTCGCGGCGCTCGAGTTGCTCCAGCCGTACCTGCTCAAGCTCGCGATCGACCACCACATCCTGCCCGGCGACTGGCCGGGCCTGACCTGGGTCGCGCTGGCGTTTCTCGCCACGCTGATCCTCCTCTACGCCCTGCGCGCCTGGCAGAGCTACCTGACCCATCTCACGGGCCAGCGCGTCATTCACGACCTGCGCCACGCCCTCTTCGTCCATCTCCAGCGGATGGACCAGGCCTTCCTCGACCGGAATCCGGTAGGCCGGCTCATGACCCGGGTCCTGAACGATGTCGAGGCGATCAGCGAGGTCTTCACCGCCGGCCTGGTGTCGATCCTGGGCGACGTCCTCACGCTGGCCGGCGTCGTCGTGGTGATGCTCGGGATGAACTGGAAGCTCGCCCTGGTGACCTTCTCCCTGGTCCCGGTCCTCTTCGCCATCGCCGCCTTCTTCCGCGCCCGCGCGCGGACGGCGTACCGCCTCGTGCGCACGCGCCTCGCCCGCCTGAACGCCTTCCTCCAGGAATCCCTCCAGGGGATGGCCGTGACCCAGCTCTTCACGCGGGAGATTCAGGAGCGGCGCGCCTTCGAGGAGCTGAACCGCGACTACCGGCGGGCGCAGTTCAGATCAACGATCTACGATGCCTCGCTCTACGCCGCCGTGGAGGCGATCGGATCGGCCGCGGTGGCGCTGCTCCTCTGGTATGGCGGCGGCCAGATCTGGGCCGGGGTCCTGACCTTCGGCGGGCTCGTGGCCTTCATCGAGTACACAAACCGCTTCTTCCTCCCGATCAGGGACCTCGGCGCCAAGTACGCGGTCATGCAGTCAGCGATGGCCTCCTCGGAACGGGTCTTCGGCCTCCTCGATCTTCGACCCGCCATCGCGTCACCGCCAGCCCCGCGGGAGGCGTCGCCCGTCCGCGGCGCGATCGAGCTCAGGCAGGTGTGGTTCGCCTATGCGGGTGAGGACTGGGTGCTGCGCGACTGCTCCTTCGGGGTCGCTCCGGGGGAGCGGGTGGCGCTCGTCGGCGCCACGGGCGAGGGGAAGACGACCATCGCCCGGCTCCTGAACCGCTCCTACGACGTCGCCCGCGGCCAGGTGCTCGTGGACGGCGTGGACGTTCGCGAGTGGGAGCTCCCGACGCTCCGGCGGGCGGTGGGGCTGATCCCTCAGGATGTTTTCCTCTTCACGGGAACCCTCGAGGCGAACCTGCGGCTGTCCAGCGACGGGCCGGTGTCGCGGGACGCGCTGGAGCGGGCCGTCGCGATGGCCAACGCGCGGCGGCTGGTCGAGTCGCTGCCCGACGGCTACCGGCAGGAGATCAGGGAGCGCGGCGCCAACCTCTCCCAGGGCGAGCGCCAGCTTCTGGCGATCGCGCGCGCCCTCGTGTACAATCCCGCCGTGCTGGTGCTGGACGAGGCGACCTCCAGCGTGGATCCCGAATCGGAGGCGCTGATCCAGGAGGCGATGGCGCGGCTGCTGGCGGGGCGGACGAGCCTCATCATCGCCCACCGGCTGTCGACCATCAGGCTGGCCGATCGGATCCTCGTCCTCCACAACGGGCGCGTGCGGGAGGAGGGGAGCCATGGCGAGCTGCTCCGGCGCGGCGGGCTCTACGCGCGGCTCTACGAGCTTCAGTTCGTCAAGTGA